In a single window of the Pontibacter russatus genome:
- the aroB gene encoding 3-dehydroquinate synthase: MTETIHIGNQALQELPALLQNRAFSKVAVLVDENTLAHCYPLLKPHLPAHDLIQIKSGEEHKTLQTCDYIWQRMTELHLDRWSVLVNLGGGVIGDMGGFCAAVFKRGIYFVQVPTTLLAQVDASVGGKTGIDFHGLKNHLGVYQEPQAVFINPGFLKTLPQRELKSGYAELIKHWLIADAAKFEEQRNVGLMTDDWEELIRHSVAIKAKVVEADPLEGGYRKVLNFGHTVGHAVETYMMRQPGRELLHGEAIAVGMICEAFLSVKKEVLAKDDLDKIEVFLETVYEKVVIKKDDIDPIAELALQDKKNTHSAINCTLLAGIGHAIYNQPITLHDIRESLRYYQSL; the protein is encoded by the coding sequence CCCGCGCTGCTGCAGAACCGGGCCTTCAGCAAGGTGGCGGTGCTGGTGGACGAAAACACCCTGGCGCACTGCTACCCGCTCCTGAAGCCACACCTGCCCGCCCACGACCTCATCCAGATTAAGAGCGGAGAGGAGCACAAGACGCTGCAAACCTGCGATTATATATGGCAACGCATGACCGAGCTGCACCTGGACCGCTGGTCGGTGCTGGTGAACCTGGGCGGCGGCGTGATCGGGGATATGGGCGGCTTCTGCGCGGCCGTTTTCAAGCGCGGAATCTATTTTGTGCAGGTGCCCACCACGCTGCTCGCGCAGGTAGATGCCAGCGTGGGCGGCAAAACGGGTATTGATTTCCACGGGCTCAAAAACCACCTCGGTGTGTACCAGGAGCCGCAGGCGGTATTTATCAACCCCGGTTTCCTGAAAACCCTGCCGCAGCGCGAGCTGAAGTCTGGCTATGCCGAACTGATCAAGCACTGGCTCATTGCCGATGCCGCCAAGTTTGAGGAGCAGCGGAACGTGGGCCTGATGACGGACGACTGGGAGGAACTGATTCGTCATTCCGTGGCTATCAAAGCCAAAGTAGTGGAGGCCGACCCGCTGGAGGGGGGCTACCGCAAGGTGCTGAACTTTGGCCACACGGTGGGCCACGCCGTGGAAACCTATATGATGCGCCAGCCGGGCCGCGAGCTGCTACACGGCGAGGCCATTGCCGTCGGCATGATTTGCGAGGCGTTCCTTTCAGTGAAAAAGGAGGTGCTGGCCAAAGATGACCTGGACAAAATAGAGGTGTTCCTGGAGACGGTGTACGAGAAGGTGGTGATCAAGAAAGACGACATCGACCCGATTGCGGAACTGGCGCTGCAGGACAAGAAAAACACCCATTCGGCCATCAACTGCACGCTGCTGGCTGGCATCGGGCACGCCATCTACAACCAGCCCATCACACTCCACGACATCCGGGAGTCCTTACGCTACTATCAATCACTATGA
- a CDS encoding 3-phosphoshikimate 1-carboxyvinyltransferase, which produces MISSKKLRSVTLTHPTGKIKGDIKLPASKSEANRALIIAALSGQESELHNLSEANDTQLLQRLLQSDAETIDAEDAGTVMRFLTAYYAVTGQRKILTGTERMCQRPIKVLVEALRELGADIEYLGEEGYPPMKMNGFRGNGNRRLKVRSDISSQYISALLMVGPLLPDGLELELEGKIGSRPYIEMTLSLMEHFGVSATFEGNTIIVSHQPYKAASFSVESDWSAASYWYSLVALAQEADITLLGLKEKSFQGDRAIVDIMYRLGVYTTFTEEGVKLTKKEQERHVSFDFSDCPDLVQTVVALCAGIGTRVDMTGLESLRIKETDRIQALQLEVLGMNSSLEEITPGVFRLTPGILTKEKLSFRTYQDHRMAMAFAPLALLEPVEIQEPSVVRKSYPRFWEDLEKVGFEIAENA; this is translated from the coding sequence ATGATATCATCAAAAAAACTACGCTCCGTTACACTCACGCACCCAACCGGTAAAATAAAAGGAGATATAAAACTGCCCGCCTCCAAAAGCGAGGCGAACCGCGCCCTGATCATCGCGGCCCTGTCGGGGCAGGAGTCGGAGCTGCACAACCTGTCGGAGGCCAACGACACCCAACTGCTGCAGCGCCTGCTGCAAAGCGACGCCGAAACCATCGACGCGGAGGATGCCGGCACCGTGATGCGCTTTCTGACGGCCTACTATGCCGTGACGGGGCAGCGCAAAATACTCACCGGAACGGAGCGCATGTGCCAGCGGCCCATCAAGGTGCTGGTGGAGGCCCTGCGCGAGTTAGGCGCTGATATTGAGTACCTGGGCGAGGAGGGGTATCCGCCCATGAAAATGAACGGCTTCCGTGGCAATGGCAACCGCCGGTTGAAAGTGCGCAGCGACATCAGCAGCCAGTATATATCGGCGCTGCTGATGGTGGGTCCGCTGCTGCCCGATGGACTCGAGCTGGAACTGGAGGGCAAAATCGGCTCCCGCCCCTATATAGAAATGACGCTCTCGCTGATGGAGCATTTTGGGGTGTCCGCCACATTCGAAGGCAATACGATAATAGTGTCCCACCAGCCCTACAAGGCAGCCTCGTTCAGCGTGGAGTCAGACTGGTCGGCGGCCAGTTACTGGTACAGCCTGGTGGCGCTGGCGCAGGAAGCCGACATTACGCTGCTGGGCCTGAAGGAGAAATCCTTCCAGGGCGACCGCGCCATTGTAGACATCATGTACCGGCTGGGCGTATATACCACCTTCACGGAAGAGGGCGTGAAACTGACGAAGAAGGAGCAGGAGCGCCACGTTTCCTTCGACTTTTCCGATTGTCCTGACCTGGTGCAGACAGTAGTGGCGCTTTGCGCGGGCATCGGTACGCGTGTGGACATGACGGGGCTGGAGAGCCTCCGCATCAAAGAGACAGACCGTATTCAGGCGCTGCAACTGGAGGTGCTGGGCATGAACTCCTCGCTGGAGGAAATCACGCCCGGCGTGTTCCGGCTAACGCCTGGCATCCTGACAAAGGAGAAACTGTCGTTCCGCACCTATCAGGACCACCGCATGGCGATGGCCTTTGCCCCGCTGGCCCTGCTGGAGCCCGTGGAGATACAGGAGCCCAGCGTGGTGCGCAAATCATACCCCCGGTTTTGGGAGGATTTGGAGAAAGTGGGATTTGAGATTGCGGAGAATGCATGA
- a CDS encoding ABC transporter substrate-binding protein: MLFTDQMGHQITLPALPQRIVSLVPSQTELLFYLGLADRVAGLTKFCIRPQPLVKQKTIIGGTKNFRFEEIDALQPDLIIGNKEENYREGIEALQQKYPVWMSDIYTLEDALQMMQEVGRLTGTEAKATDLIQQIRSGFRSLQPVPPPISAAYFIWREPYMAVGSHNIIDHILQRCGFRNVFSDLPRYPQITPEQLQKAAPQLILLSSEPYPFKEKHIAEFQALCPQALVKVVDGEMFSWYGSRLLYVPAYLQQVVREVSAASEN, from the coding sequence ATGCTTTTCACAGACCAGATGGGCCACCAGATCACGCTTCCTGCGCTGCCGCAGCGCATCGTGTCGCTGGTGCCGTCGCAAACGGAGCTGTTGTTTTACCTGGGCCTGGCGGACCGGGTGGCGGGGCTCACGAAATTCTGTATCCGCCCGCAGCCACTGGTAAAGCAGAAGACCATAATCGGCGGCACCAAAAACTTCCGGTTCGAGGAAATAGACGCGCTACAGCCTGATTTGATTATCGGCAACAAGGAAGAGAATTACAGGGAGGGGATTGAGGCGCTGCAGCAAAAGTACCCGGTGTGGATGAGCGACATTTACACGCTGGAGGATGCGCTGCAGATGATGCAGGAAGTAGGCAGGCTAACCGGCACGGAAGCCAAAGCCACAGATCTAATACAGCAAATCCGCTCAGGCTTTAGGAGTTTGCAGCCGGTGCCGCCGCCCATCAGTGCCGCCTACTTTATCTGGCGCGAGCCCTATATGGCTGTGGGCAGCCACAACATCATCGACCATATCCTACAGCGCTGCGGCTTCCGGAACGTCTTTTCTGACCTGCCCCGTTACCCCCAAATCACTCCCGAACAGCTACAGAAGGCCGCGCCACAGCTTATCCTGCTTTCATCGGAGCCATATCCTTTTAAAGAGAAACATATTGCGGAGTTCCAGGCGCTGTGCCCGCAGGCGCTGGTGAAAGTGGTGGATGGCGAGATGTTCAGTTGGTACGGCAGCAGACTGCTATATGTGCCGGCGTATCTGCAGCAGGTTGTCAGGGAAGTGAGCGCCGCATCAGAAAATTAA
- a CDS encoding M42 family metallopeptidase gives MRQESFDFLQKYLNNSSPTGFEAEGQKLWLEYIRPYIDSYFTDTYGTVVGVINPEAEYKVVIEAHADEISWFVNYITPEGYIYLKRNGGSDALIAPSKRVNIYTAKGIVKAVFGWPAIHVRKVEQDKAPTIETVFLDCGAKNREEVEEMGIHVGCVATFEDEFTVMNDRYYVGRALDNRIGGFMIAEVARMLKENNKQLPFGLYIVNAVQEEIGLRGAEMIAHRIKPDVAIITDVTHDTQSPMYEKKTSGDIHCGKGPVIAYGPAVQNNVRDLIINTAKEKDIPFQRSAVSRATGTDTDAFAYSNAGVAAALISLPLKYMHTTVETVHKDDVDNVIKMIYETVLNIQDKQDFRYLS, from the coding sequence ATGCGACAAGAATCTTTTGATTTCTTACAGAAATACCTGAACAACTCCTCCCCGACTGGTTTTGAGGCAGAGGGGCAAAAACTGTGGCTGGAGTACATCAGGCCCTACATCGACTCCTATTTCACCGACACTTACGGCACCGTGGTTGGCGTTATCAACCCCGAAGCGGAATACAAAGTAGTGATTGAGGCGCACGCCGACGAGATTTCCTGGTTTGTGAACTATATCACCCCGGAAGGCTATATCTACCTGAAGCGCAACGGCGGCTCCGACGCCCTCATTGCCCCCTCCAAGCGGGTGAACATATATACCGCAAAGGGTATCGTAAAGGCTGTTTTCGGCTGGCCCGCCATTCATGTGCGCAAGGTGGAGCAGGACAAAGCCCCCACCATCGAAACGGTGTTTCTGGACTGCGGCGCGAAAAACCGTGAGGAAGTGGAGGAAATGGGCATACACGTGGGCTGTGTGGCTACCTTCGAGGACGAGTTCACGGTGATGAACGACCGCTACTACGTGGGCCGCGCACTCGACAACCGCATCGGGGGCTTTATGATAGCTGAGGTGGCGCGCATGCTGAAGGAGAACAACAAGCAATTGCCTTTCGGTTTATATATCGTGAATGCCGTGCAGGAAGAGATTGGCCTGCGGGGGGCCGAGATGATCGCGCACCGCATCAAGCCGGATGTGGCCATCATCACCGACGTGACCCACGATACGCAGTCGCCGATGTACGAGAAGAAAACGAGCGGCGACATTCACTGCGGCAAAGGGCCTGTGATTGCCTATGGCCCTGCCGTGCAGAACAACGTGCGCGACTTGATCATCAACACTGCCAAGGAAAAGGACATTCCGTTTCAGCGCTCGGCTGTTTCACGTGCCACCGGCACCGACACCGACGCCTTTGCCTACTCCAACGCGGGCGTGGCGGCGGCGCTTATCTCGCTTCCGCTCAAGTATATGCACACCACCGTGGAAACCGTACACAAAGACGACGTGGACAACGTGATCAAGATGATATACGAAACGGTGCTCAATATCCAGGACAAGCAGGACTTCCGCTACCTGAGCTAA